Proteins from a single region of Ziziphus jujuba cultivar Dongzao chromosome 1, ASM3175591v1:
- the LOC125422073 gene encoding uncharacterized protein LOC125422073, producing MDSFLVDFQYEKLTRFYFIYGLLGHLQKDCHIVNSHTTPQYGAWLRANSILISPKGSKLGVGNRRPESTNSQSHTHDDRTRISQKGSESATRSIDGDLPLLPETVMEIESRTVSEKIAIEKPPMQLMLLTRDDSGRLMFPAVNVHHLISSVSDHCLILLGLDDFGERNIQFGKRFHFEAIWTKEIECEQIIGNVWGSASDGLVPVQHLLSRLAICAQKLRNWNKYNFGQITHELKECHHSLASMKLASGSTGNFRQVRALEHQINGLLEKEEIKWKQRSRLSWLREGDRNTRFFHNHASSRQRCNTIIGVTNGLGIWDDNPVCFPKVFLNYFDNLFSTGGSLVDEDVLFGVQGRVSDEMNLNLSRPFTADEVKASLFQMHPTKAPGCDGMPTLFFQEYWPIVGPQLTEACLDVLKNNGDVSMANHT from the exons ATGGACAGTTTCTTGGTGGATTTCCAATATGAGAAACTGACAAGGTTTTACTTCATATATGGTCTCTTGGGACATTTGCAAAAGGATTGCCACATAGTAAACTCTCATACTACTCCACAATATGGCGCTTGGCTGCGAGCAAATTCTATTTTGATTTCACCTAAAGGATCAAAACTAGGTGTTGGTAATCGCCGTCCTGAGTCTACCAATTCTCAATCTCATACTCATGATGATAGGACAAGGATTTCACAGAAGGGATCTGAATCTGCGACAAGGAGCATTGATGGAGATTTACCGTTACTCCCAGAAACAGTTATGGAAATTGAATCACGAACGGTTTCAGAGAAGATAGCAATTGAAAAACCTCCTATGCAATTGATGCTATTGACGAGGGATGACTCTG GTCGGCTCATGTTTCCAGCTGTTAACGTTCATCATCTTATATCTTCTGTATCTGATCATTGTCTGATACTTTTGGGTCTAGATGATTTCGGTGAAAGGAACATTCAGTTTGGCAAGAGGTTTCATTTTGAAGCCATTTGGACTAAGGAAATTGAGTGTGAACAGATTATTGGTAACGTATGGGGCTCTGCAAGTGACGGGTTAGTTCCAGTGCAACATCTTTTATCAAGATTGGCTATTTGTGCACAAAAGTTGAGGAATTGGAATAAGTATAATTTTGGACAAATTACTCATGAATTAAAGGAGTGCCATCATTCCTTAGCATCCATGAAGTTGGCATCGGGTTCAACGGGAAATTTTCGTCAAGTAAGGGCACTTGAGCACCAGATTAATGGACTATTAGAGAAAGAGGAAATTAAATGGAAGCAGCGATCTAGATTATCGTGGTTGAGAGAGGGTGATCGAAACACTAGATTTTTCCACAATCATGCTTCTTCTAGGCAACGCTGTAATACCATTATAGGTGTTACTAATGGTTTGGGAATTTGGGATGATAATCCAGTTTGTTTCCCTAAggttttccttaattatttcgACAACCTGTTTTCTACTGGCGGCTCTTTGGTAGATGAAGATGTTTTATTTGGAGTTCAAGGAAGAGTTTCAGATGAAATGAATTTGAACTTATCTCGCCCATTTACTGCAGATGAAGTGAAGGCTAGTTTATTCCAAATGCATCCCACAAAAGCCCCAGGTTGTGATGGAATGCCTACATTGTTTTTTCAAGAGTATTGGCCAATTGTTGGTCCGCAATTAACAGAGGCATGTCTGGATGTTTTAAAAAACAATGGTGATGTAAGCATGGCAAATCACACTTAG